One genomic segment of Sphingobacteriales bacterium includes these proteins:
- the hppD gene encoding 4-hydroxyphenylpyruvate dioxygenase, whose protein sequence is MPNSEDFLPLNGTDYVEMYVGNAKQAAYYYQTAWGYELIAYAGLETGLKDRCSYVLKQGKIRLVLTAALTPDSPVAEHVRRHGDGVKVIALWVNDAEYSFNETVKRGAMPAFEPTTLTDEFGSITYSGIHTYGETLHIFVDRANYNGAFMPGFKPAQSLIAASPVGLQYVDHCVGNVELGHMNEWVQFYEEVMGFKLLITFDDNDISTEYTALMSKVVSNGNGYIKFPINEPAKGRKKSQIDEYLDFYRSAGVQHIAVATNDIIHTVTELRKRGVDFLYVPDNYYDDLMERIGVIEEDIADLRKNNILVDRDDEGYLLQLFTKPVQDRPTVFFEIIQRKGAKSFGKGNFKALFEAIEHEQSLRGTLD, encoded by the coding sequence ATGCCAAACTCCGAAGATTTTTTGCCCTTAAACGGCACCGATTACGTTGAAATGTATGTGGGCAATGCCAAACAAGCTGCCTATTACTACCAAACTGCCTGGGGCTACGAGCTAATTGCCTACGCCGGGCTTGAAACAGGCCTTAAAGATCGCTGCTCGTATGTGTTAAAACAAGGCAAAATAAGATTAGTACTAACAGCAGCACTAACCCCCGACTCGCCAGTAGCCGAACATGTGCGCCGCCATGGCGATGGCGTAAAAGTAATAGCGCTATGGGTAAACGATGCCGAATACTCGTTTAACGAAACAGTTAAACGCGGCGCTATGCCCGCTTTTGAGCCTACTACCTTAACCGATGAATTTGGCTCGATAACTTATTCGGGTATCCATACCTACGGCGAAACCCTTCACATTTTTGTGGACAGAGCCAACTATAACGGTGCTTTTATGCCCGGATTTAAACCCGCACAAAGTTTAATAGCAGCTTCCCCCGTTGGCCTTCAATATGTTGACCACTGTGTAGGGAATGTAGAACTTGGCCACATGAACGAGTGGGTGCAGTTTTACGAAGAGGTAATGGGCTTTAAATTGCTAATTACCTTCGATGATAATGATATTTCGACAGAATACACGGCACTGATGAGCAAAGTTGTTAGTAATGGAAATGGTTATATAAAATTTCCAATAAATGAACCCGCCAAAGGTCGTAAAAAATCGCAAATTGATGAGTATTTAGATTTTTACAGGAGTGCAGGCGTACAACATATTGCCGTTGCAACTAACGATATTATACATACTGTAACCGAATTGCGCAAAAGAGGCGTTGACTTTTTATACGTCCCCGACAATTATTACGACGATTTAATGGAACGGATTGGAGTGATTGAAGAAGATATTGCCGACTTGCGCAAAAATAATATTTTGGTTGACCGCGATGACGAAGGCTATTTATTGCAATTATTTACTAAACCCGTGCAAGACAGACCAACAGTGTTTTTTGAAATCATTCAGCGAAAAGGAGCAAAATCGTTTGGAAAAGGTAATTTTAAAGCCTTGTTCGAGGCCATAGAGCATGAGCAATCACTTAGAGGAACATTGGATTAA
- a CDS encoding PD40 domain-containing protein: MRIILLLIFWLTSIFYDLCAQTMPEADIYLTEIDRDKKGRWMVKSPVNITNRKGYENQPYFMPDGSLMYSGQKGKYTDIYRYSVKDNTHENLTNTPTTAEYSPKLMPNNDYFTVVRVEEDTITQHLVKLPLNNKTEPPQVLLPKVVVIGYYEWLTNQAVALFLVTNPVSLHTYNFNDTLTNLITGQIGRCLQRIPQQNALSFVHKTPNGWFLKRLNLDNWDIETIIPMLEGSEDFCWRTPDEILTGKDGKLYLHNTTEAEKQRDKNLLKWELIADFTQVGITNFSRIATSPDGKRLAVTVVK, translated from the coding sequence ATGCGTATAATTTTGTTGCTTATTTTTTGGCTAACAAGCATTTTTTATGACTTATGTGCACAAACAATGCCCGAAGCCGATATTTACCTGACCGAGATTGACCGCGACAAAAAAGGCCGCTGGATGGTAAAATCGCCTGTAAATATTACCAACCGCAAAGGCTACGAAAATCAACCCTATTTTATGCCTGATGGCTCGTTGATGTATAGCGGCCAAAAAGGTAAATACACCGATATTTATCGCTACTCGGTAAAAGATAATACCCACGAAAACTTAACAAATACACCCACAACAGCCGAGTATTCGCCTAAGTTAATGCCAAACAACGACTATTTTACCGTTGTGCGTGTTGAAGAAGATACTATAACTCAACATTTGGTAAAATTACCATTAAATAATAAAACTGAACCCCCACAAGTTCTTTTACCAAAAGTTGTAGTGATAGGCTATTACGAGTGGCTAACCAACCAAGCTGTTGCCTTGTTCTTAGTAACCAACCCAGTATCATTACATACTTACAATTTTAACGACACACTAACCAATTTGATAACAGGTCAAATTGGCCGTTGCTTACAGCGCATACCGCAACAAAATGCGCTTAGTTTTGTACATAAAACACCCAATGGATGGTTTTTAAAACGTTTAAACTTAGACAATTGGGACATTGAAACCATAATTCCAATGTTAGAAGGGAGTGAGGATTTTTGCTGGCGCACTCCCGATGAAATTCTAACCGGAAAAGATGGAAAATTATATTTACACAATACCACCGAGGCCGAAAAACAACGCGATAAAAACTTGTTAAAATGGGAGTTAATTGCCGATTTTACGCAAGTAGGTATAACTAATTTTAGCCGAATAGCTACCTCGCCTGATGGAAAACGTTTGGCGGTTACAGTCGTAAAATAG
- a CDS encoding ABC transporter substrate-binding protein, with translation MKNLYSFLRVKPSGFFRRLSFVVILIFLSVSCQQKASEGGKVFRYNQSAGITSLDPAFAKDQANIWPINQIYNGLVQFDDALNLQPCLAKTWQISPDGLTYTFQLRTDVLFHPDACFNDPKLRKMTAHDIVYSFERLNDEKIASPGRWIFNNRIAAQNPFVAPNDSTFVLQLSKPFRPMLSQLAMQYCSVVSKIAATHYGTEFRAHPVGTGPFLFGKWVENEAVILRKNPDYFERDIQGNNLPYIDGVRIEFDNNKRSEYLKFIEGHFHFLSGLDVAWKDELLNASGELKTELTSKIQLLRSPYLNSEYLGFNTASPKPAILGNTKIRQALAYAIDRKTIIETLRNNIGTPAHSGFATPGLPSYNDKAVVGYIFNPSKARQLLAEAGYADGKNLPPLTLDISQNSAELATALQKQWANIGITVKTELHPPALLRTKMAKGESSFFRGSWIADYPDGESFLSVFYGENPPPPNYTQYKNAKFDDLYQQALLENNDQQRYALYAAMENEILKDAPVIPLFYDEVLRFTQTKVQGLGINAFNLLNLKQVEIVD, from the coding sequence ATGAAAAATTTATACTCTTTTTTGCGCGTTAAGCCCAGCGGTTTTTTTAGAAGATTGAGCTTTGTTGTTATACTGATTTTTTTAAGTGTTTCGTGCCAACAAAAAGCAAGTGAGGGGGGCAAAGTGTTTCGCTACAACCAGTCGGCGGGCATAACCTCGCTCGACCCGGCTTTTGCCAAAGACCAGGCCAATATATGGCCTATTAACCAAATTTATAACGGCTTGGTTCAGTTTGACGATGCTTTAAATTTGCAACCTTGTTTGGCAAAAACCTGGCAAATTAGTCCCGATGGATTAACCTATACCTTCCAGCTACGCACTGATGTTTTGTTTCATCCGGATGCTTGTTTTAACGACCCTAAGCTCCGGAAAATGACTGCTCACGATATTGTTTATAGTTTCGAGCGCTTAAACGACGAAAAAATAGCCTCGCCAGGGCGTTGGATTTTTAACAACCGAATAGCGGCGCAAAACCCTTTTGTTGCACCAAACGACAGCACTTTTGTTTTGCAGCTAAGCAAACCCTTTAGACCCATGCTTAGCCAATTAGCTATGCAATATTGCTCGGTTGTGTCGAAAATTGCCGCCACACATTATGGCACTGAATTTAGGGCGCACCCCGTAGGAACAGGGCCTTTTTTATTTGGCAAATGGGTAGAAAACGAGGCAGTTATTTTGCGCAAAAATCCGGATTATTTTGAACGCGATATACAAGGAAACAATTTGCCCTATATTGATGGTGTTCGGATTGAATTTGACAACAACAAACGCAGCGAGTATCTTAAATTTATAGAAGGACATTTTCATTTTTTATCCGGATTAGATGTGGCATGGAAAGACGAGTTATTAAACGCATCGGGAGAATTGAAAACGGAATTAACTTCAAAAATTCAACTTTTGCGCTCGCCCTACCTAAACTCCGAATATTTAGGGTTTAATACCGCCTCGCCTAAACCTGCTATTTTGGGCAATACTAAAATAAGGCAGGCTTTAGCCTACGCAATAGACCGCAAAACAATTATTGAAACCTTGCGCAACAATATAGGCACGCCCGCGCATAGCGGATTTGCCACCCCCGGACTTCCATCGTATAATGACAAAGCCGTAGTTGGTTATATTTTTAACCCCAGCAAAGCCCGGCAGTTATTGGCCGAAGCAGGTTACGCCGATGGTAAAAATTTGCCGCCTCTTACCCTCGACATTTCGCAAAACTCGGCTGAACTGGCAACCGCCCTTCAAAAACAATGGGCTAATATTGGTATAACCGTTAAAACCGAACTGCATCCGCCTGCCTTATTGCGTACCAAAATGGCAAAAGGTGAGTCATCATTTTTTCGTGGCTCGTGGATAGCCGACTACCCCGATGGGGAGAGTTTTCTATCAGTATTTTACGGAGAAAACCCACCCCCGCCCAACTACACACAATATAAAAATGCAAAATTTGACGACCTATACCAACAGGCATTGCTTGAAAACAACGACCAGCAACGCTATGCTTTGTACGCCGCAATGGAAAACGAAATTTTAAAAGATGCGCCCGTAATTCCCTTGTTTTACGACGAAGTATTGCGTTTTACCCAAACCAAAGTACAAGGTCTAGGCATCAATGCTTTCAATTTGCTTAATCTTAAGCAAGTAGAAATTGTTGATTAA
- a CDS encoding class I SAM-dependent methyltransferase translates to MAQNDRSLNFESIYIAARRAEGRIFTDDLVAQLPNLPPNHKLANEWKTRKATLKILEKCLPPSNSLPLTSKLLDIGCGNGWFTNWLANRYPDAQTYGLEINQTELEQAKRVFKHSSIFWDSTDIFDSNHWQPNSFDFIFLNSVAQYFSNFEAVCLHLRQLLTNKSDARIFITDTPFYPSDQVEAARQRSKTYYTNLGYPEMADYYFHRQLPLDLKGHPHQFLYRPTFINNMWNKIFGGVMPVFPVIAIKK, encoded by the coding sequence ATGGCTCAAAACGACCGTTCATTAAACTTTGAATCCATATATATAGCTGCCCGAAGAGCCGAAGGGCGCATTTTTACCGATGATTTGGTTGCCCAACTTCCAAACCTACCCCCTAACCATAAATTAGCTAACGAATGGAAAACACGAAAGGCAACATTAAAAATTTTAGAAAAATGCCTTCCGCCCTCTAATAGTTTACCCCTTACCTCCAAACTATTAGATATTGGTTGCGGGAATGGATGGTTTACAAATTGGTTGGCAAACCGCTATCCGGATGCCCAAACTTACGGCCTCGAAATAAATCAAACTGAATTAGAGCAGGCAAAGCGCGTATTTAAGCATAGTTCAATTTTTTGGGACTCGACCGATATTTTTGACTCAAATCATTGGCAACCCAATTCCTTCGATTTCATTTTTTTAAATAGCGTAGCCCAATATTTTTCAAATTTTGAGGCGGTTTGCCTTCATTTGCGGCAACTGCTTACCAATAAAAGCGATGCCCGCATTTTTATTACCGATACGCCTTTTTACCCTTCAGACCAAGTAGAGGCGGCTCGCCAACGCTCTAAAACTTATTACACTAATCTGGGGTATCCGGAAATGGCTGATTATTATTTTCACAGGCAATTACCCCTTGATTTGAAGGGGCACCCACATCAATTTTTATATCGCCCAACATTTATAAATAATATGTGGAACAAAATCTTTGGGGGCGTAATGCCAGTTTTTCCGGTAATTGCCATTAAAAAATAG